From the genome of Spinacia oleracea cultivar Varoflay chromosome 2, BTI_SOV_V1, whole genome shotgun sequence, one region includes:
- the LOC130467901 gene encoding uncharacterized protein has translation MNIALFNIYFQMLEQRPNLHIIWETGVESFNEMESLVRNHPRLVLAPFLRSMDMGYGAADLIVSRAGSMTCTELLVTGKPAILVTTFASFMVSSIFELL, from the exons ATGAACATTGCTCTattcaatatttattttcaGATGTTGGAGCAGCGGCCAAATTTGCATATAATTTGGGAGACTGGTGTTGAATCATTCAATGAGATGGAGAGCCTTGTTCGAAACCATCCTCGATTGGTATTGGCACC GTTTTTGCGTTCTATGGACATGGGATATGGAGCTGCAGATCTTATTGTTTCTAGGGCTGGATCGATGACTTGTACTGAACTACTAGTTACAGGGAAACCTGCCATCCTGGTAACAACCTTTGCTTCCTTTATGGTCTCTTCAATTTTTGAATTGctataa
- the LOC110796812 gene encoding L10-interacting MYB domain-containing protein isoform X1, giving the protein MMESEVTERQAKERLRTKWTAPLDKIFADLVVEQIQLGNRPNNIFDKKSWGYIRDEFNKKTALNFNNNQLRKHLDVLRVRYNQVKSALVQNDFIMEDSCSTGFDLWEGIEVNPRPEAVKIKDCPIYEQLCIIFVDSGADGRYAQSSHYEEVEHKSRANNGNHIGLASVRETEAATPEAASSMKSTQVNISSVVKGGKTNLEKKRKHTSEVDQNGEQRREQEILDSMAEAMLDMIGSSKLRTITKTECKEMFSITNCIKALDEIGSMGESLYFAALDLFDDPNIRETFILLNGVDRRLCWLQEQCSSTSCFEALGHISYRD; this is encoded by the exons ATG ATGGAAAGCGAAGTGACTGAGCGTCAAGCAAAAGAACGCCTGAGGACAAAATGGACAGCTCCCCTTGATAAGATTTTTGCAGACTTGGTTGTGGAACagattcaattgggaaataGACCAAATAACATTTTTGACAAGAAGAGTTGGGGCTACATACGTGACGAATTCAATAAGAAAACGGCTCTAAACTTCAATAACAACCAATTGAGAAAACACCTAGATGTTCTCCGTGTCCGGTATAACCAGGTTAAATCTGCTTTAGTTCAAAATGATTTCATCATGGAAGATTCATGCTCCACTGGATTTGACTTATGGGAAGGCATAGAG GTGAATCCTAGACCAGAAGCAGTTAAAATTAAGGACTGCCCCATCTACGAGCAATTATGCATTATATTTGTTGATAGTGGGGCTGATGGGAGATATGCTCAATCAAGCCATTATGAGGAGGTTGAACATAAATCTAGAGCAAATAATGGTAATCATATAGGTTTAGCATCTGTTAGGGAAACTGAGGCAGCAACTCCTGAAGCTGCATCATCAATGAAATCCACGCAAGTGAATATTTCTTCGGTTGTAAAGGGAGGCAAGACTAATTTGGAGAAAAAGAGGAAGCATACATCTGAGGTAGATCAAAATGGAGAACAACGAAGGGAGCAAGAAATACTCGATTCTATGGCAGAAGCAATGTTAGATATGATTGGTTCCTCTAAGCTGAGGACAATTACAAAGACAGAATGTAAGGAAATGTTCTCTATCACAAATTGCATTAAGGCATTGGATGAAATTGGAAGCATGGGAGAGTCATTGTACTTTGCGGCTTTGGATCTCTTTGATGATCCTAATATAAGAGAAACCTTCATATTGCTTAATGGTGTGGATAGAAGATTGTGTTGGTTACAGGAGCAGTGCAGTTCAACTAGTTGCTTTGAAGCACTAGGACACATTAGCTATAGAGATTAA
- the LOC110796812 gene encoding L10-interacting MYB domain-containing protein isoform X2 has product MESEVTERQAKERLRTKWTAPLDKIFADLVVEQIQLGNRPNNIFDKKSWGYIRDEFNKKTALNFNNNQLRKHLDVLRVRYNQVKSALVQNDFIMEDSCSTGFDLWEGIEVNPRPEAVKIKDCPIYEQLCIIFVDSGADGRYAQSSHYEEVEHKSRANNGNHIGLASVRETEAATPEAASSMKSTQVNISSVVKGGKTNLEKKRKHTSEVDQNGEQRREQEILDSMAEAMLDMIGSSKLRTITKTECKEMFSITNCIKALDEIGSMGESLYFAALDLFDDPNIRETFILLNGVDRRLCWLQEQCSSTSCFEALGHISYRD; this is encoded by the exons ATGGAAAGCGAAGTGACTGAGCGTCAAGCAAAAGAACGCCTGAGGACAAAATGGACAGCTCCCCTTGATAAGATTTTTGCAGACTTGGTTGTGGAACagattcaattgggaaataGACCAAATAACATTTTTGACAAGAAGAGTTGGGGCTACATACGTGACGAATTCAATAAGAAAACGGCTCTAAACTTCAATAACAACCAATTGAGAAAACACCTAGATGTTCTCCGTGTCCGGTATAACCAGGTTAAATCTGCTTTAGTTCAAAATGATTTCATCATGGAAGATTCATGCTCCACTGGATTTGACTTATGGGAAGGCATAGAG GTGAATCCTAGACCAGAAGCAGTTAAAATTAAGGACTGCCCCATCTACGAGCAATTATGCATTATATTTGTTGATAGTGGGGCTGATGGGAGATATGCTCAATCAAGCCATTATGAGGAGGTTGAACATAAATCTAGAGCAAATAATGGTAATCATATAGGTTTAGCATCTGTTAGGGAAACTGAGGCAGCAACTCCTGAAGCTGCATCATCAATGAAATCCACGCAAGTGAATATTTCTTCGGTTGTAAAGGGAGGCAAGACTAATTTGGAGAAAAAGAGGAAGCATACATCTGAGGTAGATCAAAATGGAGAACAACGAAGGGAGCAAGAAATACTCGATTCTATGGCAGAAGCAATGTTAGATATGATTGGTTCCTCTAAGCTGAGGACAATTACAAAGACAGAATGTAAGGAAATGTTCTCTATCACAAATTGCATTAAGGCATTGGATGAAATTGGAAGCATGGGAGAGTCATTGTACTTTGCGGCTTTGGATCTCTTTGATGATCCTAATATAAGAGAAACCTTCATATTGCTTAATGGTGTGGATAGAAGATTGTGTTGGTTACAGGAGCAGTGCAGTTCAACTAGTTGCTTTGAAGCACTAGGACACATTAGCTATAGAGATTAA
- the LOC110796813 gene encoding protein OSB2, chloroplastic gives MNLLHKTLPRTFKSTTFFPSIPSIRHNTFSLSSPYSTKLPSNDLYNATEKKKLARPSEIRFQPKVANLVNLVGTVTMPVKFRTSVDGKSWASTLISHQRPPFFNQTSLWIRIIFEGDLAVTAATHLKEKDTVHVTGHLSSDFLPIYLTNDQSKSQLMVHDVYLVRQFHPEVMKHLYLHKRKDITYLPSKEKMKHLPRS, from the exons ATGAACTTGCTGCACAAAACCTTGCCCAGAACGTTCAAATCAACCACCTTCTTCCCCTCAATTCCCTCCATTCGTCACAAcacgttttctctctcctccccataCTCCACAAAACTCCCCTCTAATGATCTATACAATGCTACGGAGAAGAAGAAATTGGCGAGGCCAAGTGAAATTCGGTTCCAACCAAAGGTAGCTAATTTGGTCAATCTTGTTGGTACTGTAACAATGCCCGTTAAATTCCGCACTTCTGTTGATGGAAAATCGTGGGCTTCCACTCTTATTTCTCACCAACGCCCGCCTTTCTTTAATCAGACTTCTCTATG GATTCGTATAATATTTGAAGGTGACTTGGCTGTCACTGCTGCTACCCATCTGAAGGAAAAGGATACTGTACACGTAACCGGACACTTGAGTTCAGATTTCTTGCCAATCTATTTGACTAATGACCAGTCAAAATCCCAG CTTATGGTTCACGATGTTTATTTAGTTCGTCAATTTCATCCTGAAGTGATGAAACATCTCTACCTTCataaaaggaaagatataaCATATCTACCGTCAAAAGAAAAGATGAAACATCTCCCCAGATCATAA